A single region of the Lycium barbarum isolate Lr01 chromosome 2, ASM1917538v2, whole genome shotgun sequence genome encodes:
- the LOC132626808 gene encoding uncharacterized protein LOC132626808 has protein sequence MENQCLPQSSEAIREVGSSVGNEESRNSSSISRHSLDKEAACRVCHCAESDKVGVAALGFLGIIPPAPGSSGEVKLDCHQHVKNDENSSTKGSALVEFISPKGEVFVCNGDIEMGSYDENQDSLNELGCACKNDLAMVHYACALKWFVNHGSTICEICGCLAKNIRTSDFKKVVSSLKQYDALRERTANGVPNPVPVLENSTVDPDAIAAIRRQRLSEIALWFNPHNNYPTAVVTEPPASGSNIVTEEEALPAENTATKWAVESTGILLATGLLTITLAWLIAPHVGKTTAKNGLHILLGGVCALTVVIFFRFFVLTRIKYGPARYWAILFVFWFLVFGIWASRTHGAHAT, from the coding sequence ATGGAAAACCAGTGCTTACCCCAAAGCAGTGAAGCGATTCGTGAAGTTGGTTCATCTGTTGGGAATGAAGAATCAAGAAATTCTTCTTCTATATCACGTCACAGTCTAGATAAGGAGGCAGCTTGTCGAGTGTGCCACTGTGCTGAATCAGACAAGGTGGGAGTTGCTGCTTTAGGATTTCTAGGAATTATTCCACCGGCACCAGGTAGCAGTGGAGAGGTGAAGCTTGATTGTCATCAACATGTGAAAAATGACGAAAACAGTAGCACGAAAGGATCTGCACTAGTTGAATTCATAAGTCCAAAAGGAGAGGTGTTTGTTTGTAATGGTGATATAGAGATGGGTTCTTATGATGAGAACCAGGACTCCTTGAATGAGCTTGGCTGTGCGTGCAAAAATGATCTTGCTATGGTACACTATGCTTGTGCACTTAAGTGGTTTGTCAACCATGGATCTACCATATGTGAGATTTGTGGATGTCTTGCAAAAAACATTAGAACTTCGGATTTCAAGAAAGTTGTGAGCTCTTTGAAGCAGTATGATGCATTGAGGGAAAGGACTGCAAATGGGGTCCCTAATCCTGTGCCGGTTCTGGAAAACTCAACTGTAGATCCTGATGCTATTGCAGCTATTCGAAGGCAAAGGTTAAGTGAGATTGCATTGTGGTTCAATCCCCATAACAACTATCCCACTGCAGTTGTTACTGAACCACCGGCTTCTGGCTCTAACATTGTTACAGAAGAAGAAGCTCTTCCTGCAGAAAATACGGCAACCAAATGGGCTGTTGAGAGTACTGGGATCCTGCTTGCTACAGGGCTTCTTACTATCACTCTTGCATGGCTTATTGCTCCTCATGTTGGGAAGACAACTGCCAAAAATGGACTGCATATTCTTCTCGGAGGTGTTTGTGCGTTAACAGTTGTAATATTCTTCCGCTTTTTTGTGCTAACAAGAATCAAATATGGCCCTGCTCGATACTGGGCAATCCTATTTGTCTTCTGGTTTCTTGTGTTTGGTATATGGGCTTCAAGAACACATGGTGCCCATGCTACATGA
- the LOC132626811 gene encoding vesicle-associated membrane protein 724 isoform X1 has protein sequence MGQESFIYSFVARGTMVLAEYTEFTGNFPAIAAQCLQKLPSSNNKFTYNCDHHTFNFLVQDGYAYCVVSKESVGKQISIAFLERVRADFKKRYGGGKADTAVAKSLNKEFGPIMKEHMQYIIDHADEIEKLLKVKAQVSEVKSIMLENIDKTIERGENLTTLSDKAEDLRDSAQEFKKKGTQIRRKMWYQNMKIKLVVLGIILFLVLIIWLSVCRGFNCTN, from the exons ATGGGTCAAGAATCCTTCATATACAGCTTTGTAGCTCGTGGTACAATGGTACTAGCTGAATACACTGAGTTTACCGGAAATTTCCCTGCTATTGCAGCTCAATGTTTGCAGAAATTGCCATCTTCAAacaataaattcacttataattgTGATCACCATACTTTTAACTTCCTTGTTCAAGATGGTTATG CTTATTGTGTTGTTTCCAAAGAATCTGTGGGGAAGCAAATTTCTATTGCATTTTTGGAACGTGTGAGAGCCGATTTTAAGAAAAGATATGGTGGTGGTAAAGCAGATACAGCTGTGGCTAAAAGTCTTAATAAAGAGTTTGG ACCCATCATGAAAGAGCACATGCAGTATATAATTGACCATGCCGACGAGATTGAGAAACTATTAAAAGTTAAAGCGCAAGTGTCTGAAGTCAAAAGTATTATGTTGGAGAATATAGACAAG ACTATTGAAAGAGGGGAAAACTTGACTACACTTTCCGACAAGGCTGAAGATCTGCGTGATTCG GCccaagaattcaagaaaaagggGACTCAAATACGGCGGAAGATGTGGTACcagaatatgaaaataaagttggTTGTGCTAGGGATCATCCTGTTTCTGGTTCTTATAATCTGGCTTTCAGTTTGCCGTGGCTTCAATTGTACCAACTAG
- the LOC132626811 gene encoding vesicle-associated membrane protein 724 isoform X2: MYSFWRMQRTPSDIFEESEQHRLSAYCVVSKESVGKQISIAFLERVRADFKKRYGGGKADTAVAKSLNKEFGPIMKEHMQYIIDHADEIEKLLKVKAQVSEVKSIMLENIDKTIERGENLTTLSDKAEDLRDSAQEFKKKGTQIRRKMWYQNMKIKLVVLGIILFLVLIIWLSVCRGFNCTN, from the exons ATGTATAGCTTTTGGAGGATGCAACGCACACCCAgcgatatttttgaagagtccgagcaacatcgGCTATCGG CTTATTGTGTTGTTTCCAAAGAATCTGTGGGGAAGCAAATTTCTATTGCATTTTTGGAACGTGTGAGAGCCGATTTTAAGAAAAGATATGGTGGTGGTAAAGCAGATACAGCTGTGGCTAAAAGTCTTAATAAAGAGTTTGG ACCCATCATGAAAGAGCACATGCAGTATATAATTGACCATGCCGACGAGATTGAGAAACTATTAAAAGTTAAAGCGCAAGTGTCTGAAGTCAAAAGTATTATGTTGGAGAATATAGACAAG ACTATTGAAAGAGGGGAAAACTTGACTACACTTTCCGACAAGGCTGAAGATCTGCGTGATTCG GCccaagaattcaagaaaaagggGACTCAAATACGGCGGAAGATGTGGTACcagaatatgaaaataaagttggTTGTGCTAGGGATCATCCTGTTTCTGGTTCTTATAATCTGGCTTTCAGTTTGCCGTGGCTTCAATTGTACCAACTAG